From a region of the uncultured Desulfatiglans sp. genome:
- a CDS encoding conserved hypothetical protein (Evidence 4 : Unknown function but conserved in other organisms) — protein MSDFSQHSGQITTFHILQTDRNHLKTQLRLHSRWKKTVLIIPCLASEFTDPDNLPVFRNILNQLRSIVYLSTIIFGLDRAGEEDAFHLRRLIEEAGIRNALIQWNDGPGFSGIYARLNEAGFDISEPGKGKNMFLSFGIALALGAHSIGLIDADIRTFKRIQLDRLLYPVVALNYDFSKAYYARLMNKQIYGRVKRLLLDPLLLALKRKFTESREEKMLRMIDFLLAFKYQLSGEVAFHSDLLKRMRFATNWGVEIFTLIEVYRKASSAAQVMFSDRPFDHKHQVSSSGDPAKGLNRMAIDIVATLMNALVIEEGLEISDTFFRDLAVTYQAVAEEHVKKYSDDAGFSNLKYDRDAEESLIKDVFRHSIIHAGEMLTAPYRMTERFLRFLHTHEEFAPFLKQGLADAVLAVERRTEKGGFDMPQTVSWERVHNKLPDIFYQIIEVVELEKQRFAH, from the coding sequence ATGAGCGATTTCTCCCAGCACAGCGGGCAGATCACGACCTTTCACATCCTGCAGACGGACCGGAACCACCTGAAGACCCAGCTGCGCCTTCATTCGCGATGGAAGAAGACCGTCCTCATCATCCCGTGCCTCGCCTCTGAATTCACGGATCCCGACAACCTGCCGGTGTTCAGGAACATCCTGAACCAGCTTCGCAGTATCGTCTATCTTTCGACCATCATTTTCGGACTCGACCGCGCCGGCGAAGAGGACGCCTTTCACCTCAGGCGGCTCATCGAGGAGGCGGGGATCCGCAACGCCTTGATCCAGTGGAACGACGGCCCGGGTTTCAGCGGGATCTATGCCCGTTTGAACGAGGCCGGATTCGATATCAGCGAGCCCGGGAAGGGCAAGAACATGTTCCTGAGCTTCGGGATCGCGCTGGCTCTGGGTGCGCACTCCATCGGGCTGATCGATGCGGACATCCGCACCTTCAAGCGGATTCAGCTCGACCGCCTGCTCTATCCGGTGGTCGCCCTCAACTACGATTTCTCGAAGGCCTACTACGCCAGGTTGATGAACAAGCAGATCTATGGACGGGTCAAACGGCTGCTCCTCGACCCGCTGCTCCTGGCGCTGAAACGGAAATTCACGGAAAGCCGGGAAGAGAAGATGCTCCGGATGATCGATTTCCTCCTGGCCTTCAAGTACCAGCTTTCGGGCGAGGTGGCCTTTCACTCCGATCTGCTCAAGCGGATGCGCTTCGCCACCAACTGGGGGGTCGAGATCTTCACGCTGATCGAGGTGTATCGCAAGGCCTCTTCGGCGGCCCAGGTCATGTTCAGCGATCGGCCTTTCGACCACAAGCACCAGGTGAGTTCGTCCGGCGACCCGGCCAAGGGTCTGAACCGGATGGCCATCGACATCGTCGCGACCCTCATGAACGCGCTGGTCATCGAAGAAGGGCTCGAGATCTCGGATACCTTCTTCCGGGACCTTGCCGTGACTTACCAGGCCGTGGCTGAAGAGCACGTGAAGAAGTATTCGGACGATGCCGGGTTCAGCAATCTGAAGTACGACCGCGATGCGGAGGAATCGCTCATCAAGGATGTCTTCCGGCACAGCATCATCCACGCCGGCGAGATGCTGACGGCGCCCTATCGGATGACCGAGCGTTTCCTGCGTTTCCTGCATACGCACGAGGAGTTCGCCCCATTCCTGAAGCAGGGTCTGGCGGATGCCGTCCTGGCCGTTGAGCGGCGGACGGAAAAAGGCGGCTTCGACATGCCGCAGACGGTCTCCTGGGAACGGGTCCACAACAAACTGCCCGACATCTTTTATCAGATCATCGAGGTCGTGGAACTGGAAAAACAGCGGTTTGCGCACTGA
- a CDS encoding putative mannosyl-3-phosphoglycerate phosphatase (Evidence 3 : Putative function from multiple computational evidences) produces the protein MVDSDRMKGSYIVFTDLDGTLLDHDTYAWEGAAPALRLCRRLGVPVVLVSSKTRAEMQPLRQALGLPDPFVVENGGAVFFDVGDPRPEGASAEDGFWVWRFGESYPRLVQALAEIRKETGLPVKGFSDMRVEEIAELTGLGLEDARLAARREYDEPFIVQTASVGGSRTLEEAARARGLQILTGGRFFHLQGSNDKGRAVRMLMAHYRRLRTPVWSIALGDSPNDFSMLEQVEYPVLIRSARDYSSLKKHIPNLTISSRMGPEGWNETVSAILGEMKEGEIDDGRL, from the coding sequence ATGGTAGACTCGGACAGGATGAAAGGCTCTTATATCGTTTTCACCGATCTGGACGGGACCCTGCTGGATCACGACACCTACGCGTGGGAAGGGGCTGCACCCGCCCTTCGGCTTTGCCGGCGCCTCGGGGTGCCGGTCGTCCTCGTCTCAAGCAAGACCCGGGCCGAGATGCAGCCGCTGCGCCAGGCGCTGGGCCTTCCGGACCCGTTCGTCGTGGAGAACGGCGGCGCGGTCTTTTTCGACGTCGGGGATCCCCGGCCCGAAGGCGCCTCGGCGGAGGACGGCTTCTGGGTCTGGCGTTTCGGCGAGTCGTATCCGCGCCTGGTGCAGGCGCTCGCCGAGATCCGTAAGGAGACCGGGCTGCCTGTCAAAGGCTTCTCCGATATGCGCGTGGAGGAGATCGCCGAGCTGACGGGTCTGGGCCTCGAGGATGCACGCCTCGCCGCCCGGCGGGAATACGATGAACCGTTCATTGTTCAAACGGCCTCCGTCGGCGGCAGCCGGACGCTCGAAGAAGCCGCCCGCGCCCGCGGGCTGCAGATCCTGACTGGCGGGCGGTTTTTCCATCTTCAAGGCTCGAACGACAAGGGGAGAGCGGTGAGGATGCTGATGGCGCACTACCGCCGGCTTCGCACCCCCGTCTGGTCGATCGCCTTGGGAGACAGTCCGAATGACTTTTCCATGCTCGAACAGGTCGAATACCCCGTACTGATACGATCTGCGCGGGATTACAGTTCTTTGAAGAAACATATTCCCAATCTGACGATCAGCAGCCGGATGGGCCCTGAGGGCTGGAACGAGACGGTCTCGGCGATTTTGGGAGAGATGAAGGAGGGAGAAATAGATGACGGAAGGCTTTGA
- a CDS encoding FAD-dependent dehydrogenase, translated as MKYDVIIAGGGPAGIFAALTLARSGVEKVLLLEQGKDLPERRRDDARDRICGWGGAGAYSDGKLTLSTEVGGVLGDFVEEGELRRLLEAADGLYAAHGAPQRIFGEWTPQMEALQERARLADLELIPTRIRHMGTENCVRILDAFRRELEGRVETWTETRVADLICEDGRVRGVKLADGRFVEGRFVVAAPGRSGAAWMKEQIDRLGIRTSSAPVDIGVRVELPAAVLREVTDIAYEAKLIYYSRTFDEKVRTFCMNPYGEVVTERYEGITTVNGHSHAEKRSANTNFAILVSSRFTEPFNDPIAYGLYIARLANLLGGGAIVQRLGDFSAGRRTTALRLERCLTRPTLAKATPGDLSFVFPYRHMLSIIEMLQALDRLAPGVYSRHTLLYGVEVKFYSNRIALSPELETGVENLFAVGDGAGITRGLLQASASGILAAESIIKRGRTKLGI; from the coding sequence ATGAAATACGACGTGATCATTGCTGGAGGGGGGCCGGCCGGGATCTTTGCGGCGCTGACGCTGGCCCGCTCCGGCGTCGAGAAAGTCCTCCTGCTCGAACAGGGCAAGGATCTCCCGGAGCGCCGGAGGGACGATGCGCGGGACCGCATCTGCGGCTGGGGAGGAGCGGGCGCCTACAGCGACGGGAAGCTGACCCTTTCGACGGAGGTCGGAGGGGTCCTCGGGGATTTCGTTGAGGAAGGGGAACTGCGCCGGCTGCTCGAGGCCGCCGACGGGCTTTATGCCGCCCACGGGGCGCCCCAGCGCATCTTCGGGGAGTGGACCCCGCAGATGGAGGCGCTTCAGGAACGGGCGCGACTGGCGGATCTCGAACTGATTCCGACCCGGATCCGCCACATGGGAACCGAGAACTGCGTTCGGATCCTCGACGCCTTCCGGCGGGAACTGGAGGGACGCGTGGAGACCTGGACCGAGACCCGTGTCGCGGATCTGATCTGCGAGGATGGGCGCGTGCGAGGGGTCAAACTGGCGGACGGACGCTTCGTCGAGGGGCGTTTCGTAGTCGCCGCCCCGGGGCGCTCCGGCGCGGCCTGGATGAAGGAGCAGATCGATCGGCTCGGGATCAGGACGAGTTCGGCCCCCGTCGATATCGGGGTCCGAGTGGAACTTCCAGCTGCAGTTCTGAGGGAGGTCACGGATATCGCCTACGAGGCGAAGCTGATTTACTACTCCCGGACCTTCGACGAGAAGGTGCGGACCTTCTGTATGAACCCTTACGGGGAGGTGGTGACGGAGCGATACGAGGGGATCACCACCGTCAACGGCCACAGCCACGCCGAAAAACGAAGTGCGAATACCAATTTCGCGATCCTCGTGAGCAGCCGGTTTACAGAGCCGTTCAACGACCCGATCGCCTACGGGCTGTACATCGCAAGACTAGCCAACCTGCTGGGCGGTGGAGCGATCGTTCAGCGGCTGGGGGATTTTTCCGCCGGGAGACGCACAACCGCCTTGCGCCTGGAGCGGTGCCTGACCCGCCCGACCCTGGCGAAGGCGACCCCGGGGGATTTGAGCTTCGTATTCCCCTACCGGCACATGCTGAGCATCATCGAAATGCTCCAGGCCCTGGATCGCCTGGCCCCCGGCGTCTACTCGCGGCACACCCTCCTCTATGGGGTGGAAGTCAAATTCTATTCCAATCGGATCGCCCTTTCCCCTGAGCTGGAAACTGGTGTGGAGAACCTCTTTGCTGTCGGCGATGGCGCCGGGATCACCCGCGGCCTCCTCCAGGCCTCCGCAAGCGGCATCCTCGCCGCCGAATCCATCATCAAAAGGGGTCGGACCAAGCTAGGTATTTGA
- the gck gene encoding Glycerate 2-kinase, with translation MHEKTLDAMRIDARRIFEAAVEAVDPYAAVRGHCTLDQGRLTVRSGEETFLTLELERFRRIFLVGGGKATAPMAKAVEDLLGGRITRGVIVVKYGFGEALRATRIIEADHPVPDRNGVAGAKAILDLLQKAGEDDLVFSLISGGGSALLPQPAEGIRLEEKQALTRSLLACGASIDEINAVRKHISALKGGQMARAAYPAATLNLMLSDVVGDRIDVIASGPFTPDPSTFGEVAAILEKYELDDIPDSIRRHIRAGEEGRLPETPKPGDPIFEKVHHIVVGSNILALEAAERRAKALGYGTLILSSMVEGETRDIARMHAAIAKECLKSGYPARPPLCVISGGETTVTIRGEGLGGRNQEFSLAAALDLEGEPPRVVVLSGGTDGNDGPTDAAGAVVDPLTVSRGRAAGVEAVQALRENDAYPYFQKTGDLLVTGPTRTNVMDVRLILVR, from the coding sequence ATGCACGAAAAAACGCTTGACGCTATGCGAATCGACGCCCGCCGCATCTTCGAGGCGGCCGTCGAGGCCGTCGATCCCTATGCCGCCGTGCGAGGCCATTGCACCCTCGACCAGGGACGGCTCACCGTGCGGTCCGGTGAGGAGACCTTCCTCACCCTCGAGCTCGAACGCTTCCGGCGGATATTTCTCGTCGGAGGAGGCAAGGCGACCGCGCCGATGGCCAAGGCGGTGGAGGATCTCCTCGGCGGCCGCATCACCCGCGGCGTCATCGTGGTCAAATACGGCTTCGGGGAGGCCCTGCGGGCCACCCGCATCATCGAGGCGGACCACCCCGTGCCCGACCGGAACGGCGTAGCGGGGGCGAAGGCGATCCTCGACCTGCTGCAAAAGGCCGGCGAGGACGATCTGGTCTTTTCGCTGATTTCCGGGGGAGGTTCGGCGCTGCTCCCGCAGCCGGCCGAAGGGATCCGGCTCGAAGAGAAGCAGGCGTTGACACGCAGCCTGCTCGCCTGCGGCGCGAGCATCGATGAAATCAACGCCGTCAGGAAGCACATATCGGCCCTGAAGGGCGGGCAGATGGCCCGCGCCGCCTACCCGGCCGCCACGTTGAACCTGATGCTCTCGGACGTCGTCGGCGACCGGATCGATGTCATCGCGTCCGGCCCCTTCACGCCCGATCCGTCAACCTTCGGCGAGGTGGCTGCGATCCTCGAGAAATACGAACTGGACGACATCCCGGATTCCATCCGCCGGCACATCCGGGCCGGCGAGGAAGGGCGGCTCCCCGAAACCCCCAAGCCGGGCGATCCGATCTTCGAGAAGGTCCATCACATCGTTGTGGGAAGCAATATCCTGGCGCTCGAAGCAGCCGAGCGGCGGGCGAAGGCGCTCGGATACGGCACCCTGATCCTTTCGTCCATGGTGGAGGGGGAAACACGCGACATCGCAAGGATGCACGCGGCCATCGCCAAGGAGTGCCTCAAATCGGGGTATCCGGCCCGTCCGCCGCTCTGCGTCATCTCCGGCGGGGAGACCACCGTCACGATCCGGGGCGAAGGGCTCGGGGGCAGGAACCAGGAGTTCAGCCTGGCAGCAGCGCTCGACCTCGAAGGCGAGCCACCGCGCGTGGTCGTCCTGAGCGGCGGGACGGACGGCAACGACGGCCCGACGGATGCCGCAGGGGCCGTCGTCGACCCCCTGACCGTTTCGCGGGGCCGCGCCGCCGGCGTCGAGGCCGTGCAGGCGCTGAGGGAAAACGACGCCTACCCCTACTTTCAAAAAACCGGGGATCTCCTGGTGACAGGTCCGACGCGGACCAACGTCATGGATGTGCGCCTCATCCTCGTCCGGTGA
- a CDS encoding exported hypothetical protein (Evidence 5 : Unknown function) codes for MKRWIGVIVAMLLAVSLQGAAASEPLFSEDWEAGIDAGKWFRTSAEGAEVCFPGHTSEGALAVGVEAESIEGVLTAAAFETEGGLSAAFQLKASPDLPDGAQLVAGFTGADESGSLPSFLASVTLTSPPSQGILYATEHAVFWEACPDNAWHLFQIALTPEGDVRFYRDGVLKFMTFSEVDSAAYPSTRFQICGKGPGEARPLFWLDDLTVWAYSAACGADFNEDGIVDILDLQERADRDLQLFADWYTREWQQSSDKGDFNGDGLVDRRDATEKTLDATIVFMEWVEGCWSPSVPGPQQQDALDEALRIAGRLQRVIEDNQRRSLAIGW; via the coding sequence ATGAAAAGATGGATCGGTGTGATTGTGGCCATGTTGCTGGCTGTCTCGTTGCAGGGTGCTGCCGCCTCTGAACCGCTCTTTTCGGAGGACTGGGAGGCCGGCATCGATGCGGGAAAGTGGTTCCGCACGAGCGCGGAGGGGGCCGAGGTCTGTTTTCCAGGTCATACGAGCGAAGGCGCTTTGGCGGTCGGAGTGGAGGCGGAATCTATCGAAGGGGTTCTGACGGCGGCGGCATTCGAGACGGAGGGCGGCCTTTCGGCGGCCTTCCAGCTCAAGGCCTCGCCGGATCTGCCCGACGGGGCCCAACTGGTGGCAGGATTCACCGGGGCCGATGAAAGCGGGTCTCTTCCATCCTTTCTAGCCTCGGTGACGCTGACCTCGCCGCCCTCCCAGGGGATCCTTTACGCCACCGAGCATGCGGTGTTCTGGGAGGCCTGCCCCGACAACGCGTGGCATCTCTTCCAGATCGCCCTGACGCCGGAGGGGGATGTCCGTTTTTACCGGGACGGCGTCTTGAAGTTCATGACGTTTTCCGAGGTCGATTCAGCGGCATATCCATCGACACGGTTTCAAATCTGCGGCAAGGGTCCTGGGGAAGCCCGGCCGCTGTTCTGGCTGGATGACCTGACGGTGTGGGCTTACAGCGCTGCATGCGGGGCTGATTTCAACGAGGACGGCATCGTCGACATACTGGATCTTCAGGAGCGTGCGGATCGGGATCTGCAGCTGTTCGCCGATTGGTACACCCGCGAGTGGCAGCAGTCTTCGGACAAAGGGGATTTCAACGGCGATGGTCTGGTCGATCGGAGGGACGCGACGGAGAAGACCCTCGATGCCACGATCGTTTTTATGGAATGGGTGGAAGGCTGTTGGTCTCCGTCCGTGCCGGGGCCGCAGCAGCAGGATGCGCTGGATGAGGCGCTCAGGATAGCCGGCCGCCTCCAAAGGGTCATTGAAGACAATCAGCGGCGCAGCCTCGCCATCGGCTGGTAG
- a CDS encoding Glycosyltransferase, group 2 family protein, whose protein sequence is MTEGFEREVNPQNIEKAEMVVCIPSYKEADSIAYPIKQADEGLKKYFGDKSAVIINCDNDSPDETKAVFLGTETETPKIYLSTPPGVKGKGNNFKNLFEKVVALGAKAVVVVDADLKSITPEWIRHLGEPLYNGFSYVAPLYIRHKYDGTITNGIAYPLTRSLYGRRVRQPIGGDFGFSGEMARAYAECEIWDEAVAHFGIDIWMTTVAIRQKVQICQSFMGRPKIHRTKDPGAHLGPMFRQVVGTIFSLMGSLEDLWLKVKYSRPTAIYGFGLGETEMPPKVSVDTANLFRQFRKGFDDFDGVWKTVLTPDVYKKLLEIKEMKENVFDVPTDLWARILFDTAVAYRDAVHDRDEMMESLIPLYFGRTLSFVKKTRSMNIKQAEEAIEEDCMTFEMTKPYLLKRWQQKRG, encoded by the coding sequence ATGACGGAAGGCTTTGAAAGGGAGGTCAACCCGCAGAATATCGAGAAGGCCGAGATGGTGGTTTGCATCCCATCCTACAAGGAGGCCGACTCTATAGCGTATCCGATCAAACAGGCGGACGAGGGCCTCAAGAAATATTTCGGCGACAAGAGCGCGGTCATCATCAATTGCGACAATGATTCGCCCGACGAGACGAAGGCCGTCTTCCTGGGTACGGAGACCGAAACGCCCAAGATCTACCTCTCGACGCCTCCGGGCGTCAAGGGCAAGGGCAACAACTTCAAGAATCTGTTCGAAAAGGTGGTCGCACTGGGTGCGAAGGCCGTGGTGGTGGTCGACGCCGATCTGAAAAGCATCACCCCGGAGTGGATCAGGCACCTCGGCGAGCCTCTCTACAACGGCTTTTCCTACGTGGCGCCGCTCTATATCCGGCACAAATACGATGGGACCATCACGAACGGCATCGCCTATCCGCTGACCCGGTCGCTCTACGGGCGGCGGGTGCGCCAGCCGATCGGGGGCGATTTCGGCTTCAGCGGTGAAATGGCCAGGGCCTATGCGGAGTGCGAGATCTGGGACGAGGCCGTAGCGCATTTCGGGATCGACATCTGGATGACCACGGTGGCCATCCGGCAGAAGGTCCAGATCTGCCAGTCCTTCATGGGGCGGCCCAAGATCCACCGCACCAAGGATCCGGGGGCCCATCTCGGCCCCATGTTCCGTCAGGTGGTGGGCACCATCTTCTCGTTGATGGGGAGCCTCGAGGACCTGTGGCTCAAGGTGAAATACAGCCGGCCGACCGCCATCTACGGCTTCGGCCTCGGCGAGACGGAGATGCCTCCCAAGGTGTCGGTCGACACCGCGAACCTCTTCCGCCAGTTCCGGAAGGGTTTCGATGACTTCGACGGCGTGTGGAAGACGGTCCTGACCCCGGATGTCTACAAGAAGCTTCTGGAGATCAAGGAGATGAAGGAAAACGTCTTCGACGTGCCGACGGACCTGTGGGCGCGCATCCTCTTCGATACGGCCGTCGCTTACCGGGATGCGGTCCACGACCGCGATGAGATGATGGAATCGCTGATCCCGCTCTACTTCGGCCGAACGCTGTCCTTCGTCAAAAAGACCCGGAGCATGAATATCAAGCAGGCCGAAGAGGCCATCGAAGAAGACTGCATGACCTTCGAGATGACCAAGCCCTATCTCCTGAAGCGATGGCAGCAGAAGCGCGGCTGA